The Chryseobacterium indologenes genomic sequence TTTGTATTCGTACAAATTTGTAAAACTTTATTAAAATCACAAAGCAATTTCTTAAAAAAATATTAATATTTTAACAATAACAACAAATAAGGTTAAAAATAATACTAATTTATGTTAAAATCAATAATTTTAACAAAAACAATAAAAATTAATCGATATAATAGTTACAAAACATTAATAATATCAATCATATGTCTAAATTCAATTAAAATAAGCCGCAAATGAATGATTAACAACAACTTAACCCAATTACAGTTAACAGAAAATGCCAAATAACAACTTATACAATGCTATGCATATATTTTATTTTCATCACCAAAAGGAGAAAAAAGACCAGAGAAGGCAGAAAAATCAGGAAGCAGTTATAAAAGATCAGTCAAGAAACAAAGGATACTTCAAAATAATCAACACATCAGAATATATGTTATCATTAAAATAACTTATTTATTCAAAATACATTAAAAGACTAAAATAGTACAGGAACAAAAATCTCCCCCATAATACAATTCATTACCAACTGCCACAGACGTCTAATGCAGTTTATTACAAATTAAAATCCTCAACAAATCAATTTGTTTTTATAATTTTACATCTCTTATTTTCAAAGACAGGCATGGAGTTATTACAAAAGTGGACAGACATCTATATTGAAGTAGGATGTGATGAGGTTGGCAGAGGCTGCTTAAGCGGACCGGTGGTAGCTGCTGCTGTTATTTTAGATGATAATTTTAAACAAAACCTGGTGAATGATTCAAAAAAGCTAACATTCAAAACAAGAATGGAGCTGGATACTTATATTAAGGATAATGTGAAAAATTATGCTATTGCAGAACTTCCGCCATCATTTATAGATGAACATAATATTCTGAATGCCAGCATTCATGCTATGCATAGGGCATTGGATCAACTCACGATCACTCCCGAGCTTATTTTAGTGGATGGCAACAAATTTCATCCTTACAATTATATACCGCATCAATGTATTATCAAAGGGGATTCAAAAGTATTATCCATTGCAGCAGCTTCTATTCTGGCCAAAAACTACAGAGACAGACTCATGATTGAGCTGCACGAAGAATTTCCCGATTACGGCTGGGATACGAACTTTGGATATGCCACTAAAAAGCATCAGGAAGCCCTTATAAAACACGGTCCTACAAAACACCACCGACAATCATTCCGATTGAAATACGATTAATTATAATAGTTACAGGGCTAAACTAAAGCCTGATAAACAAAAAAAGAGAAGCAATCGTATTGCTTCTCTTTTTTATATGGTATACTAATCAAATAGATTATTTCTTTTTATTTCTGATCTGCTCCTGAGCTTTTTGTTGTTCCTGAGCCTTCTCCATCATTTCTCTCATTCTTTTCTGGAATTTACCTTCCGCTTTCGGTTTTTCTTTGTTAGCCTGAATCTGAGCGTGAATTTTCTTTTCATCTAAAATCCAGTATTTAATAACAAGGATAATTAAAATGTTAATCGCATTGGATACAAAATAATACCATGAAAGACCTGAAGCCGACGTGTTAAGGAAGAACAGGAATGTAATCGGGAAAATATACATTAGCACCTTCATATTTGGCATCCCTTCCTGTTGTGGCTGTTGCATATTTCCTGACGTCATTACCGTATAGATTAAAATAACCACTGTACATGCCAAAGCAAAAATACTCAAGTGATCTCCCAGGAAAGGAATTTTAAATGGTAATTTGATTAAATCATCATATGCTGTTAAATCTTTGGCAAACCAGAATCCTTGCCCTCTTAGATCAATGAAATTCGGGAAGAAACGGAACAGTGCATAGAATATCGGGATCTGAACCAGGGCCGGTAAACATCCTGCCATCTGATTGACCCCGGCTTTACGATACACCTCCATCGTAGCCTGTTGTTTTTTCATAGGATCAGCATCTTTAAACTTGGCGTTTACCTCATCGATTTCCGGACGAATGACTTTCATCATTGCACTAAGCTTATGCTGCTTGTACATAATCGGTGATAAAATCAACTTTACGATAATCGTCAGCAAGAAAATTGCCCAACCTGCAGTTAATCCCCAAGATGCAATAAAGTTGTACATTGGAATAAAGAAACCACGGTTCATCCAACCAATGAAAGACCATCCCAATGGAAGTATTTCATCAAAATTCTTATCATATGACTTCAGCAAAGGTAAATCAAGTGGCATAAAATACCATGTGAAATCCTGATTCAATTCACTTCCTGTCATCTGAACGAAACCTTCATAATTCAGTTTTTTCAGAAACTCTCCTTCTTCCACAGACTCCTGATTTCCTTTACTTTGAGTAAATCCGTTCTTAGCTTCAATAACAGAAGTAAAGAATTGTTGCTTCACTCCAATCCAGTTAAGCGTTTCTTTTTCTTCATTCATTGTTGTTCTTCCATCATAATCATAATCTTTATAATTATTGAAAGCGTACGCGAATTCTGAGTGAGATTGTTCCTGAGCTCTACCTTTTTCAAGATTTCTTACGTTATAATCCCAGATAAAATCTGCTTTATTGTCAGAAGTTATTTTAGAAAGCCCCTGAGTTCTAACTTTAAAATCAAGTGTATATTTCGGAAGAAGTGTATAAATAAACTGAATAACAGCTCCATTGTAATCAGCAGTTAATGTTACAGCGTTTCCGTTTACTGTTGGTGAAAAAACTAAATCTTTAGTATTAATGACTTTACCTGTTTTGTCCTTAAACTGAAAACCATAGTTTGAATTGTTTTTATTGATCAGATAAAGAGGCTGATCTGCATGATCTGTTTTATGGTTGTATGCTTTATACTTTACAAGTTCTACTCTTGAAACCTGTCCTCCTAAGCTTGAAAACTCTAATTTCAATTCATTATTCCCCAGACTTGCAGTCTGAATAGCATTCGGAGTTACATTTGGATTGATATTGGTTGCCTGAGTTGGTTTTACGGCAGTTTTCGCCTGTTCAGTTTTCTGCTGCTGAGCTTTCAACTGTTCTTCCTTCGCCTGTTTGTTCTGGAAATAGAACATAAAACCAAAGAGAACCAGACATAAAACCGCAAAACTTATCATTTGCTTCTTATCGATTCCGTTGTTTTGTTGCATTTTATTTTATATTAAAATTTTAAACTTACAATGTACATACGAGCGTACGTAATTTGAGCTGACAAAAATACTGTTTTTTTATCAAATCTTTATACTATAATATGTTAGTATATAATAAACTCAAGCTGAGAATAATCAGCTTGAGTTTATATGTAGACGTTTATGATAAAAATTTACCTTATTTCTTTTCGCAAGCCTTAATGAAAGCTCTGAATAGAGGATGTGGGGTAGCCACTGTACTTTTATATTCAGGGTGATACTGTACACCAACATAGAATGGATGATCCGGCATCTCAAGAGCCTCTACAAGACCTGTTTCCGGATTTGTACCGGTAGCAAGGAAACCATTCTTTTCAAATTCCTGAAGATATTCACTGTTAAATTCATAACGGTGACGGTGTCTTTCAGAGATATTTTTGCTTCC encodes the following:
- a CDS encoding ribonuclease HII — protein: MELLQKWTDIYIEVGCDEVGRGCLSGPVVAAAVILDDNFKQNLVNDSKKLTFKTRMELDTYIKDNVKNYAIAELPPSFIDEHNILNASIHAMHRALDQLTITPELILVDGNKFHPYNYIPHQCIIKGDSKVLSIAAASILAKNYRDRLMIELHEEFPDYGWDTNFGYATKKHQEALIKHGPTKHHRQSFRLKYD
- the yidC gene encoding membrane protein insertase YidC, with the protein product MQQNNGIDKKQMISFAVLCLVLFGFMFYFQNKQAKEEQLKAQQQKTEQAKTAVKPTQATNINPNVTPNAIQTASLGNNELKLEFSSLGGQVSRVELVKYKAYNHKTDHADQPLYLINKNNSNYGFQFKDKTGKVINTKDLVFSPTVNGNAVTLTADYNGAVIQFIYTLLPKYTLDFKVRTQGLSKITSDNKADFIWDYNVRNLEKGRAQEQSHSEFAYAFNNYKDYDYDGRTTMNEEKETLNWIGVKQQFFTSVIEAKNGFTQSKGNQESVEEGEFLKKLNYEGFVQMTGSELNQDFTWYFMPLDLPLLKSYDKNFDEILPLGWSFIGWMNRGFFIPMYNFIASWGLTAGWAIFLLTIIVKLILSPIMYKQHKLSAMMKVIRPEIDEVNAKFKDADPMKKQQATMEVYRKAGVNQMAGCLPALVQIPIFYALFRFFPNFIDLRGQGFWFAKDLTAYDDLIKLPFKIPFLGDHLSIFALACTVVILIYTVMTSGNMQQPQQEGMPNMKVLMYIFPITFLFFLNTSASGLSWYYFVSNAINILIILVIKYWILDEKKIHAQIQANKEKPKAEGKFQKRMREMMEKAQEQQKAQEQIRNKKK